One genomic region from Brevinema andersonii encodes:
- the ptsP gene encoding phosphoenolpyruvate--protein phosphotransferase, with amino-acid sequence MFVLKGTPISTGIVEGPIFLKKNSKRMFNYTTAKFQGKEVEVFLYQDSLTKLKEELKSLKWNHEEVSDKTGQQMITLYNSLINDDFFKYKIPQCICDEQISAQEAILKKLALIKKDFDALDNEYFRARYQDFAALGNRILEILNGSSTIQNITDPVIFIAQSLSVADLLTFSKDKILGIVTSEGGITSHAAILAESMEIPAIFGVKDLLSHVKNNQNIIMDAYKGEVIINHNSKMLENYRTLRQMRIKYENKILESISQSFTTLDGQSLEIMVNVGSLHDITLAKKHHADGIGLLRTEVFCLSKKRSLNEEEHYQYYKEFLTYANNYPVTIRTVDLGGDKFLKHRDKNLINELNPFLGYRSTRMFIDSPDELKMQLRALIKASSINPKIKIMLPFISTLEDLMFLKDIYYQAADELKDEIPNGNKIPLGIMVEVPSVVICIDDFLPHIDFISIGTNDLTQYILAADRNNPLVARYYQNSHPSIIKLIYHVVQKANKFKIPVSLCGEMAKEAVYTRLFLGIGMRSLSMNPLFLPLVKFVSSYSNPKECLFLWKEIVKMKSAHEIDAFLEEDLNNFLKEKGAYFDGQSIFINDQLESS; translated from the coding sequence ATGTTTGTCCTTAAAGGAACTCCAATTAGTACTGGAATCGTTGAGGGGCCGATTTTTCTTAAAAAGAATTCTAAAAGAATGTTCAATTATACAACCGCAAAATTTCAGGGTAAAGAAGTAGAAGTTTTTTTATACCAGGACTCATTAACAAAACTTAAAGAAGAATTAAAATCACTAAAATGGAATCATGAAGAAGTTTCTGATAAAACAGGACAACAAATGATTACCCTTTATAATTCATTAATTAATGATGATTTTTTCAAATATAAAATCCCACAATGCATTTGTGATGAGCAAATTTCTGCACAAGAAGCTATTCTAAAAAAATTAGCGCTTATTAAAAAAGACTTTGATGCTCTAGATAATGAATATTTCCGTGCTCGCTATCAGGATTTTGCTGCTTTGGGGAATAGGATTTTAGAAATATTGAATGGCTCATCGACAATTCAAAACATCACGGATCCTGTTATTTTTATTGCTCAATCGCTCTCCGTAGCAGATCTTCTGACATTTTCAAAAGATAAAATTTTAGGAATTGTTACTTCAGAAGGCGGAATTACTTCCCACGCAGCTATTTTAGCAGAATCTATGGAAATTCCAGCTATTTTTGGAGTAAAAGATTTACTATCTCATGTCAAAAATAATCAAAATATTATCATGGACGCATACAAAGGTGAAGTAATCATAAATCATAACAGCAAAATGTTGGAAAACTATCGAACTCTCAGGCAAATGCGTATAAAATATGAAAATAAAATTTTAGAATCTATAAGCCAATCTTTCACAACATTAGATGGCCAATCATTGGAAATAATGGTAAATGTTGGATCATTACACGATATTACTCTGGCTAAAAAACACCACGCAGACGGAATAGGACTTTTAAGAACAGAAGTTTTCTGTTTGTCAAAAAAGCGAAGTTTGAATGAAGAAGAACATTATCAATATTATAAAGAATTTTTGACGTATGCCAATAATTATCCAGTTACGATTCGAACTGTTGATTTAGGTGGCGATAAATTTTTAAAACATAGGGATAAAAATTTAATAAATGAGCTCAATCCCTTTTTAGGATACCGTTCTACACGAATGTTTATTGACTCTCCGGACGAGTTAAAAATGCAATTGCGCGCTCTAATTAAAGCATCCTCTATTAATCCCAAGATAAAAATAATGTTGCCCTTTATTTCAACACTGGAAGATCTCATGTTCTTAAAAGATATCTATTATCAAGCAGCAGACGAATTAAAAGATGAAATTCCTAATGGCAACAAAATACCATTAGGAATTATGGTAGAAGTGCCGTCCGTTGTTATCTGCATTGATGATTTTCTCCCTCATATTGACTTTATCAGTATTGGAACTAACGATCTTACTCAATATATTCTTGCTGCAGATCGAAATAATCCACTTGTAGCACGTTATTATCAAAACAGCCACCCTTCTATTATCAAACTCATTTACCATGTTGTACAGAAAGCGAACAAATTCAAAATACCAGTTTCTTTGTGTGGAGAGATGGCAAAAGAAGCGGTTTATACACGTTTATTTCTGGGTATAGGGATGCGTTCGTTAAGTATGAATCCTTTATTTTTGCCGCTGGTGAAATTTGTCAGCTCATACAGCAATCCAAAAGAATGTCTATTTTTATGGAAAGAAATTGTTAAAATGAAATCAGCACATGAAATTGATGCTTTTTTAGAAGAAGATCTTAATAATTTTCTTAAAGAAAAAGGAGCTTATTTTGACGGTCAAAGTATTTTTATTAATGATCAGTTGGAGTCATCATGA
- a CDS encoding CvpA family protein, translated as MEAFIEYITITVLIIGAILGAIKGFTALFFSWFGLIGGVIFSHQFSLGLMYRLLPQYTHSKMYIILFAVFVFIVIYILAAMLGHFVSRVIYTFQLSFLNHILGVVLGTIQAMLIIGFFIGLLNYYGWINAPSMPVTKFVSYWATQTFHLLRSVVSMLTQC; from the coding sequence ATGGAAGCATTTATTGAATATATAACAATTACAGTATTAATTATTGGTGCAATCTTAGGTGCTATAAAAGGATTTACTGCATTATTTTTTTCTTGGTTCGGCTTAATCGGCGGTGTTATTTTTTCTCATCAATTCTCTTTAGGACTTATGTACCGTTTATTGCCTCAATATACTCATAGTAAAATGTATATTATTTTATTTGCAGTTTTTGTATTTATTGTTATTTATATTTTAGCAGCAATGCTTGGTCATTTTGTTTCGCGTGTGATTTATACATTTCAATTGAGTTTTCTCAACCATATTTTAGGAGTTGTATTAGGCACGATACAAGCTATGCTAATTATTGGTTTTTTTATCGGTTTGCTTAACTATTATGGTTGGATCAATGCTCCTTCAATGCCAGTAACTAAATTTGTTTCCTACTGGGCAACTCAAACGTTTCATCTGCTGAGATCTGTTGTTTCCATGTTGACTCAATGTTGA
- a CDS encoding glycine--tRNA ligase subunit alpha — MKKEALTFQEIIFRLKEFWAQHGCLIREGYDLETGAGTFNPDTFLRSLGHKPWSTAYAEPCRRPGDGRYGENPNRLGFYYQFQTLLKPAPDNVIDLYINSLECLGIDIKKHDLRFVHDDWKSPTLGAWGLGWEVWLDGMEITQFTYFQQVGGITLPLVPAEITYGTERIAMYLQNVEHFKDIQWNKNTKYGDLHLDSERDYSIYAFEVADKDLYFKLFDSLEKEFSHAIQAGAVFAAYDLAIKCSHIFNMLGSLGAISVTERESYILKVRTMTSQVAHAWVDRQNSHQY; from the coding sequence ATGAAAAAAGAAGCATTAACATTTCAAGAAATTATTTTCCGCTTAAAAGAATTTTGGGCTCAACACGGTTGTCTTATTAGAGAAGGATATGATTTAGAAACAGGAGCTGGCACATTTAATCCGGATACTTTTTTAAGATCCTTAGGCCATAAACCGTGGTCTACAGCTTATGCAGAACCATGCCGTCGTCCGGGTGATGGACGCTATGGCGAAAATCCTAATCGTTTAGGATTTTATTATCAATTTCAAACCCTATTAAAACCTGCTCCCGATAATGTTATCGATTTGTATATTAATAGTTTAGAATGTTTAGGGATTGATATCAAAAAACATGATTTAAGATTTGTCCATGATGATTGGAAATCACCTACACTTGGAGCATGGGGGTTAGGTTGGGAAGTTTGGTTGGATGGTATGGAAATCACTCAATTTACTTATTTCCAACAAGTAGGAGGAATTACATTACCCTTAGTTCCGGCGGAAATCACGTATGGCACAGAAAGGATAGCAATGTATTTGCAGAATGTGGAACATTTCAAAGATATTCAATGGAATAAAAATACCAAATATGGCGATTTACATCTGGATTCAGAAAGGGACTATTCAATTTATGCATTCGAAGTAGCAGATAAAGATTTATATTTCAAACTTTTTGACAGTCTTGAAAAAGAATTTTCACACGCTATTCAAGCTGGAGCTGTCTTTGCTGCCTATGACTTAGCTATTAAATGCTCTCATATTTTTAATATGCTTGGTTCGCTTGGCGCCATATCCGTAACAGAAAGAGAATCCTATATTTTAAAAGTCCGTACGATGACCTCACAAGTAGCTCACGCATGGGTAGATAGGCAAAATTCTCATCAATATTGA
- a CDS encoding L-threonylcarbamoyladenylate synthase: MQTLIGSDESLIQQAVQALYAGDLVVFPTETVYGLGADATSDKALKQIFAIKGRPTNNPLIIHVASINNVLQAAASINSIEEKLLEIFAPGPLSLILPKNNKISHIATGGLDTVGIRIPDHDLALKLLSRLDIPIAAPSANISGAVSPTTLEMSQFYMDQKVPIILDGGPLSIGIESTVVKVEKDQIFILRPGAVTAEMIADATDIKPSHNLHESHRSPGTQFKHYQPQATVVFFECGEEIFFSEHSALLSLHYYNTNVDCYFFDSIISYAAALYKTFFECDKNNTHTIYCELPPDYGEGRALRDRIIRAGTKYKKGIL; this comes from the coding sequence ATGCAAACATTAATAGGCTCAGATGAATCATTAATCCAACAGGCTGTTCAAGCCCTCTATGCCGGAGATCTTGTTGTATTTCCAACAGAAACAGTATATGGTTTAGGAGCAGATGCAACTTCAGATAAAGCATTAAAGCAGATATTTGCAATCAAAGGTCGACCCACAAATAACCCTCTTATTATCCATGTAGCATCAATTAATAATGTCTTACAAGCAGCGGCTTCTATTAACTCTATTGAAGAAAAGCTGTTAGAAATATTCGCACCAGGGCCACTGTCATTAATACTACCCAAAAACAACAAAATTAGCCACATTGCTACGGGGGGATTGGATACAGTTGGAATTCGAATTCCTGATCATGATTTAGCATTAAAATTATTATCTAGGCTTGATATACCAATTGCAGCACCTTCTGCTAATATTTCAGGAGCAGTTTCTCCAACAACTTTAGAAATGAGTCAGTTCTACATGGATCAAAAAGTCCCCATTATTCTTGATGGTGGTCCTTTAAGCATCGGTATTGAATCTACAGTAGTCAAAGTAGAAAAAGATCAAATTTTTATCTTACGGCCGGGAGCTGTCACTGCAGAAATGATCGCAGATGCAACTGACATAAAACCAAGTCATAATCTTCACGAAAGTCATCGTTCTCCGGGAACTCAATTTAAACACTATCAACCACAAGCAACTGTTGTCTTCTTTGAGTGTGGTGAAGAAATATTTTTTTCAGAACATTCGGCATTATTATCACTGCATTATTATAATACTAATGTTGACTGCTATTTCTTTGACTCTATTATTTCGTACGCGGCAGCACTATATAAAACTTTTTTTGAATGTGACAAAAACAATACACACACTATATATTGTGAGCTCCCTCCTGATTACGGAGAAGGAAGAGCATTACGTGACAGAATAATACGCGCTGGAACAAAATATAAAAAAGGGATATTATGA
- a CDS encoding DUF58 domain-containing protein, giving the protein MSMQIGDISIAEIVAQTKHLELTARRLVNDSLQSDYKSSFRGRGMEFDEVRAYSLGDDVRDIDWNVTARMNEPFIKTFIEERQLTTYFIADISASEDFGSRISKRAIMAEISALLGFTAFFSNDRIGMLLFSDNIEKVVPPTHSHSHLLRIIRDIYYFQGKSRLTNISQSLHSVSSMLKKKSIIFLLSDFFDKNYETALAKLARRHEVIPIVIYDKIEHNFTSMLHLPIVTELEDIETGISKLVSLQHHSITNNSSFVENYRKTFRNLGLEYAEINADTDYVKTIDILLRKHARRF; this is encoded by the coding sequence ATGTCTATGCAGATTGGCGACATTTCAATTGCAGAAATAGTAGCGCAAACCAAACATCTAGAACTGACAGCCCGTCGCTTAGTTAATGATTCCTTGCAAAGCGATTATAAGAGTTCATTCCGTGGCAGAGGTATGGAATTTGACGAAGTACGCGCTTATTCATTGGGTGATGATGTACGTGATATCGATTGGAATGTTACGGCTCGTATGAACGAACCTTTCATCAAAACATTCATTGAAGAGAGGCAGTTAACTACTTATTTTATTGCAGACATTTCGGCTTCAGAGGATTTTGGATCTCGGATCTCCAAAAGGGCGATAATGGCTGAAATATCGGCTTTACTTGGTTTTACAGCATTTTTTTCGAATGACCGAATAGGTATGCTTTTATTTTCTGATAATATTGAGAAAGTTGTTCCTCCGACTCATAGTCATTCGCATTTACTCAGGATTATCCGCGACATATATTATTTTCAAGGAAAATCACGGCTGACAAATATCAGTCAGTCGTTGCATAGTGTATCGTCGATGTTGAAAAAAAAATCCATAATTTTTCTTCTTAGCGATTTTTTTGACAAAAATTATGAAACCGCGTTAGCAAAATTAGCACGTAGACATGAAGTTATACCTATTGTCATTTATGACAAAATAGAACATAATTTTACTAGTATGCTGCATCTACCAATAGTGACGGAATTGGAAGATATTGAGACAGGAATATCAAAATTAGTTAGTTTGCAACATCATTCGATCACCAATAATTCCTCCTTTGTTGAAAATTATAGAAAAACTTTTCGAAATCTGGGCTTGGAATATGCTGAAATCAATGCAGACACTGACTACGTTAAAACTATTGATATTTTATTGCGGAAACACGCGAGACGATTTTAA
- a CDS encoding bactofilin family protein: MSKEINTNSMIGEGAIFEGKFHVAGSFRIDGHFEGELTVKDHLFISPVGKLKTDTVYTKTIAVAGIFMGNIEASEEVLLLSTGRVLGNIKSPKMVIEPGVVVQGTIDITGKPGASPKIEIPSLDEDRFSKKISNKNIKSQGSTEDLPNI; encoded by the coding sequence ATGAGTAAAGAAATTAATACCAACAGCATGATAGGCGAAGGCGCTATTTTCGAAGGCAAATTTCATGTTGCTGGCTCTTTTCGTATTGATGGACATTTTGAAGGGGAATTAACTGTTAAAGATCATTTGTTTATTAGCCCTGTTGGGAAACTCAAAACTGATACTGTTTACACTAAAACTATTGCAGTAGCAGGTATTTTTATGGGTAATATTGAAGCTAGCGAAGAGGTACTATTGCTGTCGACAGGACGTGTTTTAGGTAATATCAAATCCCCAAAGATGGTCATTGAACCTGGAGTGGTAGTTCAAGGGACAATCGATATCACCGGAAAACCAGGTGCTTCTCCAAAAATTGAAATTCCTAGTCTTGATGAGGATAGATTCTCAAAAAAGATCTCAAATAAAAATATAAAATCTCAAGGTTCCACAGAAGACTTGCCGAATATATAA
- the map gene encoding type I methionyl aminopeptidase: MKKKALEIGYMKQAGKLVADCFNYLKTIIKPGITGKELDAAVEALIFSRGGRPAFKNYAPMCGVRPFPASICISFNEEVIHGIPSDRAIQDGDVVSVDIGAELNGYYGDSAYTFLVGKVSNEVEELSRITQEALKAAIRVCEPGNYIGDIGKAVESVVKKKYGIVREFCGHSIGKRLHDGISIVNYYDPKRKGPKLEAGMTLAIEPMINLGTEKVVVLDDGWTVVTQDGKPSCHWEHSIAITYDGPVILTDREDFFLD; this comes from the coding sequence ATGAAAAAAAAGGCTCTAGAAATCGGCTATATGAAGCAGGCCGGTAAATTAGTTGCGGATTGTTTTAATTATTTGAAAACTATCATAAAACCAGGAATAACAGGAAAAGAATTAGATGCTGCTGTAGAAGCCTTAATTTTTTCCCGAGGAGGACGTCCTGCATTTAAAAATTATGCTCCTATGTGCGGTGTTAGGCCTTTTCCTGCTTCAATATGCATTTCTTTTAATGAAGAGGTTATTCATGGCATACCCTCAGATCGTGCCATTCAAGATGGTGATGTTGTTTCTGTCGATATCGGTGCTGAATTAAATGGATATTATGGTGATTCCGCTTATACTTTTTTGGTAGGTAAAGTATCTAACGAAGTGGAAGAATTATCCCGAATTACACAAGAAGCCCTTAAAGCAGCTATTCGCGTATGCGAACCAGGAAATTATATTGGCGATATCGGCAAAGCAGTAGAATCAGTGGTTAAGAAAAAGTATGGTATTGTCCGTGAATTCTGTGGCCATAGCATAGGTAAGCGCCTACATGACGGCATCAGTATTGTCAATTATTATGATCCTAAACGAAAAGGACCCAAACTTGAAGCAGGGATGACTTTAGCAATAGAACCCATGATTAATTTGGGAACAGAAAAAGTTGTTGTACTAGATGATGGATGGACTGTAGTTACTCAAGATGGTAAACCGTCGTGTCATTGGGAGCATTCTATTGCTATTACTTATGACGGTCCCGTTATTTTGACAGATAGGGAAGATTTTTTTCTTGACTGA
- a CDS encoding FeoA family protein codes for MKRICPAIELLNNDCKHCIGKISHFNNVDRLTFQKLTSLGVCKGCPISIEKQTIFADPIIFQINDSRIALRKKEAQLLMIEL; via the coding sequence ATGAAAAGAATTTGTCCGGCTATTGAGTTACTCAATAACGACTGTAAGCATTGTATTGGAAAGATCAGTCATTTCAACAATGTTGACAGACTGACCTTCCAAAAATTAACTAGTTTGGGTGTCTGCAAAGGCTGCCCGATCTCTATTGAAAAGCAAACAATTTTTGCTGATCCTATAATTTTTCAAATTAACGATTCCCGTATTGCACTGCGTAAGAAAGAAGCTCAATTGCTCATGATTGAACTCTAG
- the feoB gene encoding ferrous iron transport protein B, with protein MKKAFLIGNPNVGKTAVLNILSGSSFSVGNWAGVTVSRQEGVLNLSNGKIHLLDLPGLYSLSPCSQDEGISAQEIFGSDADVFLNIIDVNNLHQNIMLSAELGELGVPVIGLLNFYDEFSQSQELDIKALEEVLGYPLIAFSARTGQGVEQLKTLLDETKDFSVWKSKTRIVTQPAYQKLPEIFSREFERYGLARFASKLDPIAVLAQLSVKNSVVMQKFHLTGKDVDAVLLSRRNDVPDFIQDIIDKKEYVVQSAKVVLKPGKKSKSSQARAADSILLHPIFGMVSFFAIMLILFTMVFNLANPFIDFIDWLVGEKFATYASEFLGDTHPAFQSFIVDGLIGGIGSILTFVPLIFILYIFLAVLEESGYLARIAVLLEYPLSKIGLSGKAFFPMMLGFGCNVPAIYGARVLETPELRRLTALLAPLMSCGARLTVFALFVSAFFRGNASLILISMYLVGLVIAAVLSYIFSRFTLFSSDNSCFVMVLPPYRVPNGKVVFRNAAKHAGSYIQKAGGIILGLLMVIWALSYFPNDGDIHESYLAKAGRVIQPVFVPLGFGERWEPVVSIIPSLIAKEAVVGFLGQVLVSEDDSNDDEPQAQFLLGEELREISREFLVTVQKAVVGFFTWNVADLFTPPDEEELEAEGGVGIVNRLRNIWGDDPLAPVKAYSFMLFILLTVPCVACIGALKQELDRKSFWITLTLYVFLPYVVALCYYQIARFLG; from the coding sequence ATGAAAAAAGCATTTTTAATCGGCAATCCGAATGTGGGAAAAACCGCCGTTTTGAATATTTTAAGCGGGTCATCATTCAGTGTTGGTAATTGGGCAGGTGTAACAGTTTCTCGCCAAGAAGGTGTTTTAAATTTGAGTAACGGAAAAATTCATCTTTTAGATCTTCCCGGTTTATATAGCTTGTCTCCGTGTTCCCAAGATGAAGGTATTAGTGCTCAAGAAATTTTCGGCAGTGATGCTGATGTTTTTTTGAATATTATTGATGTGAATAATTTGCACCAAAATATTATGCTTTCTGCAGAATTGGGAGAACTTGGAGTTCCAGTGATCGGATTGCTGAATTTTTATGATGAATTCAGCCAATCTCAGGAACTGGATATTAAAGCATTAGAAGAAGTATTAGGTTATCCGTTGATTGCTTTCAGTGCTCGAACAGGGCAAGGAGTGGAGCAACTAAAAACTTTGTTAGATGAAACAAAAGATTTTTCAGTATGGAAAAGCAAAACTAGAATAGTAACACAACCAGCATATCAAAAGCTCCCTGAAATCTTCTCGCGGGAGTTCGAACGTTATGGTCTTGCTCGTTTTGCTTCTAAATTAGATCCTATTGCTGTACTAGCTCAGCTTTCTGTTAAAAATTCTGTCGTTATGCAAAAGTTCCATCTTACTGGAAAAGATGTTGATGCTGTGCTACTGTCTCGTAGAAATGACGTACCCGATTTCATACAGGATATCATTGATAAAAAAGAATATGTCGTTCAAAGTGCGAAAGTAGTCTTGAAGCCTGGAAAAAAAAGCAAATCATCTCAAGCACGTGCTGCTGATTCAATACTTTTACATCCTATATTTGGAATGGTGAGTTTTTTTGCTATTATGTTGATTTTATTCACGATGGTATTCAATTTAGCTAATCCTTTTATCGATTTTATAGATTGGTTGGTTGGTGAAAAATTTGCTACTTATGCTTCGGAATTTCTTGGTGATACGCATCCAGCTTTTCAGTCTTTTATTGTTGACGGGCTGATCGGAGGTATCGGCAGCATCTTAACTTTTGTTCCACTTATATTTATTCTTTATATATTTCTGGCCGTCCTTGAAGAAAGTGGCTATTTAGCTCGGATTGCTGTTTTGTTGGAATATCCTTTGTCAAAGATTGGGCTTTCCGGTAAAGCTTTTTTTCCGATGATGCTGGGGTTTGGATGCAATGTTCCAGCAATTTATGGTGCTCGTGTTCTTGAAACTCCTGAACTCCGTAGATTAACGGCTTTATTGGCTCCATTGATGTCCTGTGGGGCAAGGCTGACTGTTTTTGCACTTTTTGTATCTGCCTTCTTCCGAGGAAATGCTAGTCTTATTTTGATAAGCATGTATCTTGTAGGACTTGTTATTGCTGCAGTATTGAGTTATATTTTTTCAAGATTCACACTATTTTCATCGGATAACAGCTGTTTTGTAATGGTTTTGCCGCCGTATCGAGTACCTAATGGAAAAGTAGTTTTTCGAAACGCTGCAAAACATGCCGGGTCTTATATTCAGAAGGCTGGAGGTATTATCCTTGGATTACTAATGGTCATTTGGGCTTTGTCATATTTTCCTAACGACGGCGATATTCATGAATCGTACCTCGCAAAAGCTGGTCGCGTAATTCAACCGGTTTTTGTGCCTCTGGGCTTTGGCGAACGCTGGGAGCCTGTGGTATCAATTATTCCATCTCTTATTGCCAAGGAAGCAGTAGTGGGTTTTCTAGGGCAAGTGCTTGTTTCAGAAGATGATAGTAATGATGATGAGCCCCAAGCTCAATTTTTATTAGGGGAAGAACTCCGAGAAATAAGCCGTGAATTTTTGGTGACAGTTCAGAAAGCTGTGGTAGGGTTTTTTACATGGAATGTTGCAGATTTGTTCACTCCTCCCGATGAAGAGGAACTCGAAGCCGAAGGTGGTGTAGGAATTGTTAATAGGTTGCGCAATATTTGGGGTGATGATCCTTTAGCCCCCGTGAAAGCTTATTCGTTTATGCTTTTTATTTTGTTGACAGTGCCTTGTGTTGCCTGTATTGGAGCCCTTAAACAAGAACTTGACAGAAAATCTTTTTGGATTACACTGACATTGTATGTATTTTTGCCTTATGTTGTAGCATTGTGTTATTATCAAATAGCCAGATTTCTTGGTTAA
- a CDS encoding NCS2 family permease has protein sequence MAISLEKIFQLKKHHTSVKTEFVAGITNFMAMSYILAVHPTIMASAGMPVGSVATAVALVSGIASIFMGLYSKYPFVLAPGMGTSIFFSFTLVASGIFTWQQGISLVLFSGILFLLMTIFGFREATAHFLPASIKLGIGAVIGIFLIYLGLKNSGIIIPTTHGLGMAKLNTPNIILTLGGLLLTIALQLRKIPGSMLIGIISITLAGTPLGITQWPDKIFSLPPSLEPVMFKFDFSGLTTPSTLPFIFVFFIGDFFDTLGTLLGVASQAKMLDKNGNLPNIEKPFFVDAVSTIIGSCFGLTTVTTYIESASGVSVGGRTGLTAIFTGLCFFTALLFTPLILMVPNIATAPCLIIVGLMLLDSLSHINFGTLDDTIAPLSMMAITAFSGSIANGIAVGLILYTFIKIVLGKRKELSPGLYLLTAIFMYYLAQQ, from the coding sequence ATGGCTATATCACTGGAAAAAATTTTTCAGTTAAAAAAACATCATACTTCGGTCAAAACCGAATTTGTTGCAGGAATTACTAACTTTATGGCTATGTCTTACATTCTAGCAGTGCACCCCACTATTATGGCAAGTGCAGGCATGCCGGTAGGCAGCGTAGCCACAGCTGTAGCTTTGGTATCCGGGATAGCATCTATTTTTATGGGTCTTTATAGTAAGTATCCTTTTGTTTTAGCGCCAGGCATGGGAACTAGCATCTTTTTCAGTTTTACGTTAGTTGCTTCAGGGATTTTCACTTGGCAGCAAGGAATATCATTAGTATTGTTTTCGGGAATTTTGTTTCTCTTGATGACTATATTCGGTTTCCGGGAAGCAACTGCACATTTTCTTCCTGCTTCTATCAAACTCGGAATAGGTGCAGTTATCGGCATCTTTCTCATTTATCTAGGGCTAAAAAACTCAGGTATCATTATCCCTACAACTCATGGATTAGGTATGGCTAAACTAAATACCCCTAATATCATATTAACTTTGGGTGGCTTATTATTAACAATTGCATTGCAGCTACGCAAAATTCCCGGTAGCATGCTGATTGGTATTATTAGCATTACATTGGCTGGGACTCCGTTGGGAATTACTCAGTGGCCCGACAAAATTTTTTCGCTACCACCGTCTTTGGAACCTGTTATGTTTAAATTTGATTTTTCTGGATTGACAACGCCTTCAACGCTTCCTTTCATTTTTGTATTTTTTATTGGAGATTTTTTTGATACGCTAGGTACTCTTTTAGGCGTTGCATCACAAGCAAAAATGCTGGATAAGAATGGAAACCTCCCTAACATTGAAAAACCTTTTTTCGTTGATGCCGTATCAACAATTATCGGTTCCTGCTTTGGATTAACTACAGTCACTACCTATATAGAATCAGCATCAGGAGTTTCTGTAGGAGGCCGAACAGGATTAACTGCTATATTTACAGGGTTATGTTTTTTTACTGCACTGCTTTTTACGCCTTTGATTTTGATGGTCCCAAATATTGCTACTGCTCCCTGCCTTATTATTGTTGGTTTAATGCTTCTAGACAGTCTAAGTCATATTAACTTTGGTACGCTGGATGATACTATTGCACCACTCAGCATGATGGCAATAACAGCATTCTCGGGATCAATTGCTAACGGAATTGCAGTTGGATTGATACTATATACGTTTATCAAGATTGTACTGGGAAAAAGAAAAGAACTATCTCCAGGACTTTATTTATTAACTGCTATTTTTATGTACTATTTGGCTCAGCAATAA